A window from Gemmatimonadales bacterium encodes these proteins:
- the pilO gene encoding type 4a pilus biogenesis protein PilO yields MAVIPQDMRGQVFLALTVFAVSGAYFVWSGTPIGGILGVKQLGKTRDSLQVQIDSTEEQVRKAKRDVQRGAVQQLEQQLAEYRATLDLMRQLVPLSGEVPNLLDDISSRAKIRGANVVNFVPQPVESGSPFDTQRFRFTVTGEYDQVGEFLSDIASLARIIVPYDVKLERIQSPTADSALRARGTLLQATFQIRTYVKPPVTDSAAMRADTAAAARRAGDD; encoded by the coding sequence ATGGCCGTCATTCCCCAGGACATGCGCGGCCAGGTCTTCCTGGCGTTGACGGTCTTCGCAGTATCGGGGGCGTACTTCGTCTGGTCCGGCACGCCCATCGGCGGGATACTGGGCGTCAAGCAGCTTGGCAAGACGCGCGACTCGCTCCAGGTGCAGATCGACTCGACCGAGGAGCAGGTGCGCAAGGCGAAGCGCGACGTGCAGCGCGGCGCGGTCCAGCAGCTCGAGCAGCAGCTCGCGGAGTACCGCGCCACCCTCGACCTGATGCGCCAGTTGGTGCCGCTCTCCGGGGAAGTGCCGAACCTGCTGGACGACATCTCGAGCCGCGCCAAGATCCGCGGCGCCAACGTCGTCAACTTCGTGCCGCAGCCGGTGGAGTCTGGATCGCCGTTCGATACGCAGCGATTCCGCTTCACGGTGACCGGCGAGTACGACCAGGTGGGCGAGTTCCTTTCCGACATTGCGAGCCTGGCGCGCATCATCGTCCCGTACGACGTGAAGCTGGAGCGCATCCAGAGCCCGACCGCCGATTCCGCGCTGCGCGCGAGGGGCACGCTGCTGCAGGCGACCTTCCAGATCCGGACTTACGTGAAGCCGCCCGTGACCGACAGCGCCGCTATGCGCGCGGACACCGCCGCCGCCGCGCGGAGGGCCGGAGATGACTAG